CCTTTGAACAAGTGAATGAGCCCTAATCATTACACCGACTAACtgcaagggagagaaagagagagttaacAAATAATGGGGTTAACAAATTCTAGAAGTGCACAGATGGCCATACCTTGGCCTTTTCTCATTTGGGCAAAAGTATGTCCTCCGTTCTCTGTCCTACGTGACCAGGATGCCAATAGGTAGTCGAGGACTGTGTCAATTCGTTAGCAGACAAATGGAAAACGGTCCTCCCCTCCTCGATAGCCTCCTTTTGGAGAGGAAGTCTATCCTACTGCGGAATACTTTTGATATCTGCCAcacccagtggtgtaaagtatttaagtgaaaatactttaaagtattacttTAAACCGTTGGTTTTTTTTTGGTATctttacaatttatatttttgactacttttactccactacatacattaaataaatatgtactttttactcccataCATTTCCCTGACATCGAAAAGTACGAGTTACATTTCgaatgctcaggcaggacagcAATAATGGTCCACTTCACGGACCTATCAATATAACacattgtcatccctactgcttctgatctggcggactcactaaacacaaatactgcatttgtaaatgatgtctgagtgttggagtgtgcctgtCTGTTcgtaaataataaaataaaaaataaaaattgtgccGTCTGTTTTGCTAAATAAAAGGGATTTGATGTTTAGCATTTAAGTGTAatttgtacttttactcaagtatgacaatttactactttttccaccactgtacttaagtacatttaaaaccagttACTTTCGATTTTTAATCAAGAAGTATTTTAATGGGCGACTCACTTTTACTTCATTTTCTATTAAGCTATCtttactttcactcaagtatgacaatttagtagTTTTTCCACCACTCTTTGAATCagattatattgtactgtaggaGAAAAGCATGCATAGTCtacatttaaaaacaatattCTACTTAATAAACATGTATTGTACAACTAACTTCATTTGTTTTTATCACTTTGcacatttattttgggatccCACCCCTGTAAACATATTTTGCCTGGTGATGTGCGAGTGGGCACTGGGCaaagacgtcaattcaacatctattccacgttggttcagtGTCATTTCATTCACATTacttggaaacaacgttgattcaaccagtgtgtgctcaGTGAGGAAGGCGCTTTTCATTTCATACAAGCGCATTTTCGCCCACGTTCAGTCTCCTGGCCGCCTCTCCTCGATTTACCTTCGACCTTTTTCAAAATGAGTCGAAAGTAGACCGAGGAGAGAGGACGCAGGAGTTAAACCGAAAAGAGCATTGTCCAGTCGGCGCGCGTCTCTACATTACATTAAAGGTTCAATCTGCATTTGCTACATACATTTCTTTCTCTCACCCTACACAGcctttgattcttgaagaatataacttagaaaggcttcgtgagcttagttcaactgtctaaCCTAATCAGAACCCAACATATAAGCTCGTTTTACTTATTTGCTTGTAAACAAAAgcatagcctcaaaacatgcttAAGACTGTAATTGTAAcgtcatggatggtcagtccttgcatccatagctctgtctatgaatttcaAAGCGGTTACATTttttccagccccatccctcagctgtttcccCGAAAGTGGCTGGGGTAGGCGCTTTGTTTTTGTTTGAATGGTAGATTTCCCATTTAAATGGGTGGCTCCCTTTGTTCACCAGTAGATGGCGACTCTGGTACTCACAGACGATGGCGAGGCTGCTGCAGAACTCCTCTCAAATCTTGGCTACATATCTGCGTTCCTTCAGGAGTGTGTCCGATGGAGAATTAATTCCACTCTATTCACAAGAAGTCATTGTCATGTTCCGAACAATCACAATCATTTCATTTGAACCTATTAGGCCAAATTCAATTCAATCAATAATTCAGAATCAATCATTTGTTATATCATGGTAGGATGTTTGTTTCTAGTGAGGTCCATCTCTACCTTGACAGAACCCCTTGTTCTGACATTTTTTGTCTCTGAcatacaccacatgaccaaaagtatgtggacacctgctcgtcaaacatcgcattccaaaatcatgggcattaatatagagttggtcccccctttgctgctataacagcctccactcttctgggaaggccttccactagatgttggaacattgctgcgggaacttgcttccattcagccactagagcattagtgaggtcgggcagtgatgttgggcgattaggcctggctcgcagtcggcattccaactcatcccaaaggtgtttgatgggattgaggtcagggctctgtgcaggccagtcaagttcttccacaccgatctcgacaaaccatttctgtatggacctcgctttttgcacgggggcattgtcatattgaaacaggaaagggccttccccaaactgttgccacaaaggtgGAAGTACGGAATCGTCTAAAATGCTGTTATATGctatagtgttaagatttcccttcactggaactaaggggcgtAGTGCCAAattatgaaaaacagccccagaccgttattcctcctccaccaaactttacagttagcactatgcattggaacaggtagcgttctcctggcatccgccaaacccagatttgcccGTCgaactgccagatagtgaagcgtgattcattactccagagaacgcTTTTCCACTTCTCCAGAGGCCAATGGCGGCGTGCTTCTGGGAAaacccttcccagaagagtggaggctgttatagcagcaaaggggggaccaactccatattattgcccatgagtttggaatgagatgttcacgTATCCACATACTTTATGTAGCCATTCCCTGCACTGATTGGGACTCAGGTTTCAGTAAAATGCCTTCAGTAAAATGCCTTCAGTAAAATCTAGCTGTCTCTATATCCTCAGAAAAGCCAGTCACATGTCTGCGGTAATAGCACTGTGGCCACAGTAAGTTTCTCGTTTGAATCTGTCAATATTGATGAATAACTCATACAAATACCAAATAACAGTGTTTTATATCATAAGAAAGTAAATGAGATTTGAGGAAAGAGTTGACCTCACGAGATACTAAGACAGTAATGCATTTTATCCTGAGGCTAAGTGTGTGACTTGAAAAGGTTTCCCAACAAACATAACAATGGGTAGCAAAATGAGTGGTCAGTAACAGCTCAGAAGTTGAGAGGTCAGGATCTGAAAGATTACAGTACCACACAGTGCGGCCCTTAATCTACGAACCCAGGGCTCGAGGTCCATCTATCGATTGTTGTCAAGGAAGTGCACTGTCCTCTGTGTTGTCATCAATACCATAATCAATTCCAATGCAGGACATTTATGAGCCTAGTGGTACTTCCTCCTTCATGAGTGACAGTTAGTCCCTTTGGTCTTGACCATGTACAACTCATGATCTTAATCTGATcgctcttttgttgctgagaatctTCCCCCGCAGAGCGGGAAATGCTAACTTATAGTGTGTTCAAGGTCTAAAAAAGCTTCTAAAGTTGTCATTTCCattttgaaatgtcagacttgatttgcctgaatgaaaaatgtatcatccccaacaaaaaatgtccattaattataatccatataataattcacttttcctgttgctgcaagatttttctcctgctgtagcaaactggctcaaattaagatcttacatctgtatgCTTTCTCCACCCTCACTGCACGGAAGGGCTCTCCCCACAGTACTACATTTCTTTATTTCTGTGGCGAATAGACATGCTCTACCAAATAAATTAaaacaaatgttgttttttttgccaatATTTTATTTGAGTTTCCCCATTTTATCctgaccctctctgtctctttctcggtTTGTGTGCACTCACATTTATAACACTGTTTGTACTGAGGTCTATCCCATCTCAAGCAGAGCTCTAGAGTTGTGCTCCACTCTGGTGTGATTGGCTACCCCTCCTGCTGAGATGGCCTTGGATTTCAACATGTGAGGAATTACCATCAATATTAATGGCCTCTCAGTCTTTAGCACCACTAGAAGAGGGGTGTATCACTTCCCTAAGAATTCATTGAAGATGATCTAGCTAGCCCATCCATAATGGATGGATGGACATTTTACACCGCCCAGGATATTGTAGTCTCAGTATTAGCACTGATGACAGCGGTTTAACCCTTTCATACCTGGGGAGGGGCCACTAGTATCAACAAGTGGAAAAGAGGGACAGCATAAGCAAAATCACATTTCCTTATAAACATTTTATTCAGTGCTTTTTCATTAGAACAACAAATAACAAACTGGAAGAAGGTTCCAGATTAAACGTGTGTCTGTGCTATGGATCATTCACTAGTAGTCTGGTACAGACTGGAACACAGGGTCCAAGACAGATAGATAATAAGAACACTAGACCTACAGTAGTACATCATGCTGCTAGTTCCCAGAGGTCCACAGTCTCCCATGCAATAACAGTGTCAATAAATCAATGCATCAAACCAAATGGTAGACATCAGCATCtatactgatcaaaaatataaacgcaacatgtaaagcgtTGGCCTCGTGTTttgtgagctgaaataaaagatccctgaaatgttccGGTACGAACACAAAACGCTTCTTTCTCTCAAGTTTTGTGCACATgttggtttacatccctgttactgagcctttctcctttgccaagataatccatctacctgacagatgtggcatatcaagaagctgattaaacagcatgtgcattacacaggtgcaccttgcgctggggacaataaaaggccactctaaaatgtgccgttttgtcacacaacacaatgccacagatgcctcaACTTTTGAGTAGAGCGTGCTAACTGCAGGAAgtggcatgctaactgcaggaatgtccaccagagctgttgccagagaattgaatgttaatttctcttttgttttagagaatttggcagtacatccaaatGGCCTCAcaagccagcccaggacctctacatccggGTTCTTCACATGTGGGAACATCTGATCATCAGCCACCCGGACAGGTGGGTTTGCACAAATTGTCAGAAACCGtatcagggaagctcatctgcatgctcgtttgcctcaccagggtcttgacatgactgcagttcggcgtcgtaaccgacttctccgatgctggagaagtgtgctcttcacggatgagtCCCAGTTTTAACTTTACCGGGCAATTAACAGACAGCATGTCTGGCGTTGTGAGGCTgaacggtttgctgatgtcaacgttgtgaacagagtgccacatGGTGGAGGTGGAGTCACGGTATGGGAAGGCatgagctacggacaacgaacacaattgcattttaacgatggcagtttgaatgcacagagatactgtgacgagatcctgaggcccattgtcgtgccattcatccaccgccatcacctcatgtttcagcatgataatgcacagtccCATATCacaaagatctgtacacaattcttggaaACTGAAAATGTCTGAGTTCTTCCAAGGCCTGCAtacttaccagacatgtcacgcattgagcatgtgtgggatgctctggataaacgtgtatgacagtgtgttccagttcccaacaatatcaagcaacttcacacagccattgaagaggagtggggcaacattccacaggccactaACAACAGCCTGGTCAActatatgtgaaggagatgtgtcacgctgcatgaggcaaatggtggtcacaccagatacggacagTTTTCTTTTTAaatccatgcccctaccttttttttaaaggtatctatgaccaacagatgcatatctgtattcccagtcatgtgaaatccatagatcagggcctaatgaatttatttcaattgactgatttccatacatgaactgtaactcagtaacatctttgaaattgttgcatgttgcatttatatttttgttcagtgcattTGGCCCCAGGGAAGGAAAAAACAATGCAGGAGAATACATACAATCATTTTATCTGGAAGAGCCCTCCATTTCACTAATAACCCCCACTTgattgtacatttaaaaaaaatcgagGATTATGTTATTATCCTTGCACATACACGAAAGCAAGCACGTAATACACATACACGTAAACAAATGACGAAACACATCTAAATACACTATGAAACTACGTTCATGGTTTGCTAAGTCCCCTAGAATGGAAAAGGAGCCTACTAATGACACAATGCTGTAAAAGGGTTGATATAAGTGACTTATTCAAACAACAAGATCTCCCAAAACTCAAGAGGTTTCTAGTTAGGCATTCGGATGTAATAACCGAAGATGGAAACAGACTCTTCAAATAATATAGATAAACAGAGGAGGGTCTGTGAAAACAAGTCCCTATAAACCACACATTGGCCGTGTCCAATTACCCGTGTCCTACTCATAGTCTACTTGCGTTCGACAGAAAGTGTTATAGGGTGTCAAATTTCGAAAATGTTATTCGCTTTAAATGCCACGATGTCATCGTCATTTCACGTTTCATCTAGTACGAGTTTGCTACATgctattgggggggggggagagaaacatATTTTCAGACCAACGTGTGCTTGGCAACAGCTGATAATCAGGGGAAGAGTTGTACCAAAATGAATGAAGGTTGGAAAACAACGCAATTGTGCATTAGATGAGGCATTTTCACCATGAGTGAGCCTAGTATTTTGGAATGTGTTACTTATTGAGGACATTTTTTTGCCAAACAGTATGTTGTAAATAGTATGTAGTACGATTAGTCCACAGTTTTTCCGACTTTTTTTGTCTTCAGCAAAACCAGAGAAACAGGTTTGAGTCTTTGGTACACAGGAACAAATGAACGCAATTGGTATGGCTGGCAAGCACTGTATATGGCAGATAGTTGGACCGATGCAGAAGGCTTGTAGATATGTACACCTTTCTTGGACTCAAACACCCCAAAAAAGAGCTTTTTTTTAGGAGGCATGGAAGCGACCGATCACGGACCACATAACTACTGGCCAGTAACTCTCCCTCTCAAGACCCTTGGAGAAAGAGAAACATGGCTAATACGCTACATATGCTCAAGAATAATCCAAGGAAGAATATATACTCCAGACCAGCAAAATGGTTTAGGCCTTTTGTATCAAAGTTCATAGCAAATTTGACCCGCAGAAACCCATGGATTTTTTCATTGATGATGTCATAGTCTGTCACAGTGGTTTCAGTACACGCTAAGCTAAGCTAATTCCCTTGCTCTCCACCTGATCAGTTGGACGAGGATCAGTTGAGTCTGCTTACTGTACGATTGGGAGAGCCGCCCTCTGCCCGAGACGGACTCCCCACAGCTATGTGGACTGCTCGTTCTGGCTCAGTGTCTTCCCTCCTCCGTTCAGCAAGGCCGATGCACTGCGGCTCTTGGTGGGAGTACCACTGCCGGAGCGGGAGAACTCGGTCAGGTCATGGAGTGAGGGTTCTCTGTACATGGCAACTGgaggagaaagaggcagagaggagctCACGTTTGGTAAAGATAAAGTCTGGTTATCTGTATTATgcacagtgttggggagtagtaaTTACATTTTGCTccagcttggtggtagttgaaccaCATTCAAATCTTGGTGGTGTTTACAGTAGTTAAATACTTTGTTTGCCATGGACCAGTGTATCGAACTACTGGAACTACGCACTACTTCTTTTGCAGAAAGTAAATATGGATAAAGTAAGACAGAATTTCCTTTCTTTATCGGCATCGAAAGTAGTTTGGATGTCGGAAACTACTTTTTCAAAGAACCTTTAGTTAAGTAAACAATGTGTTTCATAAGGGTCTCTTTAGTGTCGCTGAACTTATGCCGGTGTGAAGTAAccggtagcttggtaaactatatttccagagtagcttccccaacacttgATTAAGCTTCTGACAAACATTCTTCCGTAAAACGGCAAAAGAAAATATACTAGAGTGAGTTTTTCTAACGAGCCATTTCAGGGTTCCCACCAACACACTTCAACACAGACGCACAAAGCCTCGTAGAAAAAGGCCCACTTGCCTTTCAGTGGTTTAGGGATGAAGTGGGCCGCTGGTTTATTCTTCTTCACATGGTTGCCCTTCATGATGACCCCCTCTTTATTGAGGCCAAGGTACCAGGCCCTGCCTGACTGCTGCTGTCTGTAGAGCATGGAGGAGTAGGTCACGTAGTAGTTCTCAAACACCGACTCCTTGAATTTACACTCCGGGGTGAAGTGCTCCTAAAGAGGGGgacagcgaggagagagagacaggagggggaatgtgtgtatgtgagaaaataaataaagagagagcggaaacagagatggacagacatagagagagagagagagagagaggaagaaagaaagctCCACCTAGTTTCAGCCATTTCACTCTCACGAGGCTATCCATTCATATCAAATGCCCAAAGGGGGAGTAAATGACAACAGAAGGGATGGAAAGAACTAACTGGAATGAGACACTGACAGAATCGGGTTGAAAGCGGACACAGAAGACTGAGCTAAAATGCAGTTGTGACCAATTCTAGTTCTATGCTTGGGAACCTTTTACGTACAAGTCAGGATAGGCCGGCCACACAGTGCCCAGCAGCAAATCTACAATGCGAAAACCTCAGTTGTGACTGGTGAGCTGAATTGCCATCCATCAACTCGCTTGCCATACTATGTGAATAAGCCTAGGATGGGAATCTCTGATTTTTGGAGCCACCATGAGCCATCCATCACTCTCACAGCTTGCTCAGATTGTGACTTTTAAACTGCACGCTATGAAAACACTGACTCATTCAATTGCCAGACAAAAGTCAATActttccttggtaaagattgatACAAAATCACATTCTGGCACGAGATATccagcgacacacacacaaacacacacacacacacacacataataa
Above is a genomic segment from Oncorhynchus masou masou isolate Uvic2021 chromosome 12, UVic_Omas_1.1, whole genome shotgun sequence containing:
- the LOC135550280 gene encoding fibroblast growth factor 13-like isoform X1; this encodes MSAKTAKQVTKEEKEHATREPQLKGIVTRLYSRTGFYLQMQADGTIDGTKDEDNSHAVFNLIPVGLRVVAIQGVQTKLYLAMNNDGFLYTSEHFTPECKFKESVFENYYVTYSSMLYRQQQSGRAWYLGLNKEGVIMKGNHVKKNKPAAHFIPKPLKVAMYREPSLHDLTEFSRSGSGTPTKSRSASALLNGGGKTLSQNEQST